The following DNA comes from Kaistia sp. 32K.
TCAGCTGAAACTAGCGGCGCTGGCCGGCCTCTTCGCCGCCATCGGGCTGTGGGCCGCCAGCGGCACCAGCGAGGCCGCGGTCTATTGCACCCGGGTCGGCTATCCCGTCGGATGCATCGTGCGGCCGGCGCCGGTCGTCCGCCCGGCGCCCGTCGTCTATTGCCAGAACGGCGTCTACGTCAAAGGCTGCGTGGCCCGTCGCCCGGCACCCCACGTCGTCTACTGCAAGCGCGTCGGCTATCCGAAGGGCTGCGTCATGCGCTGACGCGGCGCCGCAGCGCCACGTCCGGGACGGCAGACCGCCGGCTCATTTCGGCTTCATTTCCTCGGCGAGCGTGGCGAGCGCGCGCTGCGCTTCGCGCGAACCCGTGCCTGCGACGGCGACGAAGATCGTCTTCGCGTCGTTGAAGCGGCGCAGGTGGAAATAGGACCAGCCCCGCATCATCATCAGGTCGTTCTGTTCCGGCGCGATGCGCGAGCGCTCGTCGAGCATCAGCAGCGTCTCGATGTAGCGGCCGTCATTGTAGGAACCGATCGCGCGCTGCGTCAGGATCTCCCGCTTGAGCTCGATGCCACGGGCAACCGTCTGCTGCGTCGAAGCGGCGGAGGCGGCCGCGAGATCGGTCAGCCCGGCGCGGAGATAGGCGAGCGTCTTGCCATAGGCGGCGTCCTGCTGGACCTGGCCATAGCTGGTGCGCGCGGCGGCGTCGAAGGCGTCCGCCGCCTCGATCGGCCGGTTCAATTCCATCAGGCACCAGCCGCGATTGAGCGCGCTCATGGCGGAGAGCTGGTCGGGACGGATATCGCCCGTGCAGGAACGGCCGCCGCGCGGCGCGGAGGCGCGCTGCACCGGCCGGGCTTCCGCCGCCGGAGCGCGACGGGGCGCGGCGGCGCGCGGACGCGCCTCGATCCGTTCGACCGGATCGGTATCGCCGGAGGCCTCGGCGCTCGCGACATCCGCCGTCTCGACCGCGGCGCCGTCCGGTCCCGGCAGCGCTTCCGCTGCCGGGACCGGACGGCGCGCCTTCGGGTCCGCCAGCGCCGCGATGCGCGGCGAGCGCGAGCCCCATTCGCTCAGCACCTTCTGGAAGCCGCTCTTGTCCTTGAGCTTCTGATAGGCGAGTGCCAGGCCATAGGCCGAGGGCTCGTCTTCCGGCATCAACTGCTGCGCCATCGCGAACCAGCGAGCCGCCACGGCCGTCTGGCCGATCTTGTAGGCGTACCAGCCGAACTCCTGCGCGCCGGGCGCATATTTCGCGTCGCCGATCGCCTTGGCGATACGCGTCAGCACCTCGCGGTCCATCTTGACCGGAGGATCGACGGCGAGCAGCGCGGTCGCGACCACCAGATAGGCGTCGAGATTTTCCTTGCCGGCGTCGCGCCACTTGTAGGCGGCCTGCTCGGCCTCGGCCGGGCGCTTCAGAGCGTTCAGCACATAGGCGTAGCCGCGCGCGATATCCGCCGTGTCGGCACGCCCCTTGGCGAGCTCGTACCACTGCGCGGCACGGGTCGGATCGTTGTGCTGGAACCAGTAGGCGCCGAGCAGCACCGCGTCGTCCGGCCCGGTGCCTTCGCGCACCAGTCTTTCGACGAGCGCGATGTCGGCGGTCGTCGCCGTCAGGCTCGGATCCTTGGTCGCGGCGCCGATCCGACGCCGGGCGATGTCGGCCTTGACCGCGGCGAACTCGCCCTGCCCGTCCGGGCCCTGCCGCTCCAGCTTGAGCAGATCGGTGAGTTCGGCATCGCCGAGATAGCCCATCGCCTTCTGGACGGTGGCGAGACGTTCGGCCGGATCCTGGCAACTGGTCAGGATATAGATGCCGGCGTCGCGGGCGCGCGCCTGGCGCTCCGTCTTGGCGAACGCCTCGGCGACGCGCCAGAGCACGTCGACGTCGGCGCAGGTGAGCAGGCTCGGCGTCGCGGCGGCGACGGTGACGACGGTGTTCCATTGCTGGGCATTGGAGGCGTTGACCAGGCGCTCGCGCGCCTCGCCGACATCCAGCCGCGCCAGCAGGTCCGGCGGCACCACCCATTGCGGGTTCTTCGCCTGGCGCTCCGCGATGGCGCTGCGGACGGCGGCATACTGCCCCTGCCCGTAGAGCTTCCACATCTGGTCGAGCGCGGGATCGCCGATCGGCGCCGGCTGCGAGAAATCATCCGGCGGCGTCCAGTCGGGATAGAGCGCGCGCAGGCGCGCGATCTCCGCCTGCAGGCGGCGCTCGTCACCCTGGCGCGCGAAATAGCGCAGCGCCGTCTCGTCAACGACGGGCGCGGCGGGAGCCGCAGGCGCCGCGGGAGCCGGCTGCGCGGCAGGAGCCGGAGCCTGTGCTGGCGCAGGGGCTGTGGCCGCGCCGTTCGCCTGCGCGGTGCGCACCGGACGGCCGTCAGCGGCGGAGGTGAAGAAGTCCGACGCGGCGCCGTTCGGGCGCACCGGCTGACGCAACACCACCTCGCTCCCGGCTTCCGCCGGGGTGAACAGCTGGTTGAGGAGATACGCTCCCTCGAGGCCGATCACCGCAAGCGTGCCGAAGATCATCAATTGCTGCTTCACAGGCATTGCGCGTGCCTTTCCGTCAGAAAGGACAGAGAGAGGAGATGGAGCGTCGACGGGTAGTAGAGCGTCGGCGTGAAGGTCTTGAGGTCGTCGGGCACGGGCGCGCCGTCGAGCACGCAGGCGAGCGCCGCGGCCAGGATCCGGTAGCCGGGCTCGTCCAGCTTGTGTTCGACGACGTTGGTCTTGACGTTGACGACGGCCGGTCCAGGCTTGCCCGGACCGAGCCAGGCCGTCTTGAACGGTCCGAGCAGGGCCGCATCGGTGATGCCGGCGCGGATCATGTAGAGCGGGATGCGGATGGCGTTATAGCCGAAGAGCGGGTCGAAGCCGGTCGCCGGCTCCGGCGTCTTGCCGCGAACCGTGATCCAGTCGGTCGGCAGCTGCTCCGCGCCGAACCGCGCGCTCTGGATGAGACCGAGCCCGGTGCGCGACAGCGCGGCCCAATCGGTCGCCGGCGCGAGCTGCGCCATGATCGGCAGCGCCTCGAACACCCAATAGGAGAGATTGACCACCGGGCCGTCCGCCCGCGCGGCGCGGCCGAAGCCGTCGACGCCCGGCAGCATCAGCACACGGTTGCCGTCCTTGATCACCGTCTCCTTGCCGAGGCTCTCGGCGATCGACACCGCCGCTTTGACGTAGATCGGCTCGTTCCAGGCCCAGCCGGCCTCGGCCAGGGCATAGGCGATCAGCATGTCGCCGTCGGAAGCGTTGTTGGTGTCGCGGACATGCGGCGCGGTCGGCTGCCAGCTCCAGACCGCGAGCCCGTCATCGCGCAGCATCAGCTCCGTGCGGGTGAAGCTCCAGATCCGTTCGAAGCCGGCGCGATCGTTGGCAGCGAAGGCGAGCAGCAGGCCATAGCCCTGCCCCTCGCTATGGCTGATGCCGCCATTCGCGTCGTCGATCACCCGCCCCGAGGGCGCGACGAAGCGCTCGTTGTAGGCGCGCCAGTCGGCGGCCGTGATCGTTCCCTGCATGGTCAGCACCTCCGCGCCGGAGGCGACGGATGCCGTCAGGCTCAGCGCCGTGAACACGACCGCCGGGATGAGGCCAGACTTCACGACGGCCTCCCCAGGCGGCGCAGCAGAGCCGTCGTGACGATGCCCAGCACCAGGCAGAGCCCGACCAGGCCGAGCGCGTAGTAGAGGATGTTGCTGGACAGCCAGTTGGCCGCGATCAGCCGCATATTGCCCAGCGAGAAGGGCTGCGTCTGCACGAAGGTGAACTGGTTGGCCGGGCGGCTCTCGATGGCGTCGGTGGTGGCGTTGAAGGTGCTGATGCGACCGCCGAGCTCCGGCCAGCGGGCAATGCCGGTGACGGTCTGGATGCCCGAGACCAGGCGATCCTCGGAGGGCGCCGTGACCATCGTCCACGTCCCCTCGCCGTTCGGGCTGCCGGACTGAGCGATGATCATCGTCGTCTTGGCAGACGGTTCGAACGGCGGGGTCGCGGCGCTGAAGAAGCTGAGCGTCGAGAAGGAGATGTCGAAGGTCCGTTTCAGCCAGCCCTCGAGCGCGTTCACCTGGCCGTGCCAGCCGCCGCCGACCAGCTCGTTCTGCCAGCGATCGAAGGTCACGTCGGTATTCTCGGCTTCGGCGCGCGAGGCCGGCGCCTGAGCGAGTTCGGTGCCGGGCCGCCGCAACACGGCGTCGAGCGGCGCGAAATCATTCGCGGTCGCGATGCGCTCGCCGGCCGCCGTCTCGTCGCGCCAGGTGGTGCGGACGGTCTCGGCGATGCCAAGCTGCCCCAGCACATTGCCGGGCATCTGCGCGGCGGCGCCGATGAACAGCGCGTTGCGATCCCCGACGCTGGCGGCGGGCGTCGGCGCCAGGTCGATCACGCGACCCGCCTGGATCGCCATCCGCGCCAGCAGGCTGGCGGCGGCGGAATAGTTCTTCGGATCGGTGCGGCCCATCACCAGGGCGGACGGCTCGGTGAAGCGGTTGTACGGCGCGGCCGTGCCGGCGAAGGCGCCGAGGTCCGGCCGACGCCCGATCCGCGCGAAATTGCCGATCTCGAAGGTCGTGGTGTCGAACAGGACGAAACGCGGGCCGCCCTCGGTCGAGCCGCCCGGCGCGCAGGCGGCGTCCTCGGCGGTATCGAGCAAAGCATTGATCGAGACGCGGTTCACGCCCGGATGGAAATGCCGGAGCGGGATCTTGATCGGGAACTGGCGGTAGATGCCGCCCTGCTGGCGCGTGATGCGGGTGGTCGCGGCGATCTGGCCGTTGACGTAGATGTCGATGTGGCTGGCCGGGCGAACGGCGGCGGTATAGGCCGCGTCGAGCCGCAGCGTCGCCTCGCCATAGGCCTCGGCGTAGAAGTCGGACGGTATGCCGACGGCGAATTCCGTGCGGAAGCGGCGGCCGGAGAATTCCTGCGTCGTGACGCCGGCATCGAGCAGGCGAAAGCTGTCGCGGCCCATGACGAAGCGAACGTCGGGCGCAAGCCAGGGCGCCGTATTCAAGGTTTTACGCAGGACGCCGATCGGGCGATCGACGCCGCTGGCGATCTGGTCGATCGCGGAGCCGATCTGCGTCCAGTTGGCGCCGGTCACCACCATCACCGAACGGCCGAGCGACGGCTCGTCGACGAAGCTGACGATCGGGCGGGAATTGGCGTCGGCCGGCGGCGTCTGCATCAGCGAGCCGAGCTCGCTGCCGACGCCGAGAACGACCGTGAGCACACCGGCGCCGGCCGGCTCGAGCGCGCGATCCGAGACGGTCACGATCGGATTGGGATAGTTGCCGGCAAGCGTCAGCGCCTGCACCAGCTTCAAGAGATGCGGCGCGATCGTGGCCTGGTTGCTGCCGGGCGCGATGACGCGGATGGCGGTGACACCGCTTCCGTCGAAGCCGATGGCGGGAAGATCATCGAGCCCGCGCAGCACCTGCGTCGGCTGTGGGTTCGGCGCGAAGGTCAGCGTCGTGCCCTTGCCGTCGATCTCGGTCCAGAGCTCGTAGGTCGACTGCACCGTGCAATCGGTGCGGTGGCGCTGGGCGACCTGGAAGCGCACCGTGTTGGCGCCCGCCTGCAGCAGTCCGGGCGGGATCATCGCGGCAACGTCGCGGAACGAATCCGACGCCGTCAGCGCCGTCTCGAGCACCGCCTGGTTGTTGATCGAGACCCGCAGGAGCGACGCCTCGGGCATGACGACGATCGCGTTCTTGAACGATACGTCAAGCCGGGCCGGCTGGCCCGCCTGATCGCCGGCGAGATAGATCACCCAGGAATGCTGATCCGTCTCGCCCTCGAGACGCAGCGTCGGCGACGGCACGATGAAGCGGCTGTCGGGATTTTCCACCGGAGCCGGCTCTGTCGCGGCCGCGACGACCGGCGCAGGCTCGGACGGCTGCGCGGGCTGTGCCGGCGGCTGGGCGGGAGCGGGCTGGTCGACGGCTTCGGTCACCGGCGCGGCGGGGGCCGCCGGGGTCAGCACGATCGTCGGCGCTGTCTGCGGCGCAGGGGCCGGCGACGCCGCGGGTGCTGCCACGGGCGTCTGGGTCACGGCGGGAGCGGCCGGCGCGGCAATCGGTGTCTGTGGCGCAGCCGGTGCAGCCGGCGCGCTGTGCTGCGTCGGCTCCAGCTGGAACGGAGCGAACGCGCCCTGCCCGGCCGGTGCGCGCTGCGGCGGAGGCGGCGGGGGCGTCGCCGTGCCGGCGCCGGTGTCGACCCGCTCGCCGCTCATGTCGAACGGCGATGCATTCTGGGCGATGGCCCAGAGCGCGCTGCTGCCGAGAAGACTGACGGCGAGGCCGGTGCGGATCAGCGTTTTCATGTGCCCGACTTCCCGGCGCTGGCGGGAGCGGCGGCCTTGGCAGGCGCCGCGCGACGGAACGACTTCAACAAGTAGGTGAGCCCGCGTCCGGTCTGGTAGATCGAGATGCTGAAGAACCAGATCGTGCCGCGGAGAATTCCGATGTTCGTGCGGCGCGACCACTGGAACTTGGTCCATAGATCGGAGCTGGCGAACACGACGTCCGAAATCAGCTGGTAGTGACCGGCGACTGACGGCTCATAGCGCACGCCAAGCATCACGCCGTCCGGCGTCCGGGTCATGGCGCGAATGCTGATCGGCAGCGACTCGGTGGCAATCGGAACATTGGTCTTGAAGCGGACGTCGCAATAGAGATCGCGCGAGATCTCCGGCACCTTCACATTGCCGAGGTTGATGCGCGCGCCGCCGACAGAGGCATCCTCGATCGTCGCCGGCACGACCAGGTCTCCGACAAGGATCTCGCAGCGACGCTTGACGTCCACGCGACGGCTGGCGCGGCTTTCGCGCCGTTCCGAGACGACGCCGAGCGCGCAGCCGGCGATGATCAGGTTGAGCAGGTTCCAGCCACCCACCACCATGGCGACGTCGGCCTTGTAGGGTTCGTTGATGATACGCCACGCAGTCATGCCGACAGCGGCCACCAGCACGAAGAAGATGATGAAGAACGGACGTGACAGCTCGGAGACACGCGCGGTCTCGAGCGACTCGCTCTTCGCCGTCACCTTGAAGGTCGGCTTCGAGGGATTGAGGATGACCGAGACGAGTGCCGGTAGCAGGTAGACCGACTGCACATACTCATACAGCTCCGAGATCCACGGCCAGCGGAAGCGGCCATAGAGGTAGTTCTGCATCATCAGGTTCACGAGCATGTAGGACGCGGTGTAGGCGATGAACTCGCCGCCAGACGCCGTAAAGATCTCGAGATTGAAGAAGAGGTAGCAGAGCGGCGCGAGCAAGAAGACCCAGCGCGTGATCGGGAAGAACCAGAAGAGCGTGCTGGACATGTAGCAGAGGCGCTGCGGGATCGAGAGGCCGCGCTTTCCCGGCGGAAAGCGGAAGCGCAGGATCTGGTACATGCCCTGCGCCCAGCGGCTGCGCTGGCCAATGAAGGAGGCAAAGGTGGCGGGCTGCAGGCCGGCGATCAGCGGGCGGTCGACATAGACGCTGTGCCAGCCGCTGGCGTGCAGCTCGAGCGCCGTCTCGGCGTCCTCGGTGATCGACACGCCGGAGAAGCCGCCGGTCTGATCGAGCGCCGCGCGGCGCAGCACCGCGGCCGAGCCGCAGAAGAACGAGGCATCCCACTTGTCGAGGCCGCGCTGGATGATGCCGTAGAACATTTCGTTCTCGGACGGCATCGTCTCGAAGGTGCGCAGATTGCGCTCGACGGGATCCGGGTTGAGGAAGAAGTGCGGCGACTGGACCAGGAAGAGCTTCGGATCTTCCTTGAAGTAGCCGACCGTGTAGAGCAGGAAATCGCGCGCCGGCGCATGGTCCGCATCGAAGACGACGACGAGGTCGCCCTTCGCATATTTCAGGCCGTTGTTCATGTTGCCGGCCTTGGCGTGCTCGTTGCGCTCGCGCGTCAGGTAGCGGCAGCCCATGTCCTCGGCCAGCTTCTGCAGCGTGATCATGCGCTGTTCGGCTTCCTGGGCCGACTGCATGTTTTCCGCGTTGCGCTTCTGCACCGTGCCGCCATCATCGAGCAGCCAGACGGTCAGCTTGTCGGCCGGGTAATCCATCGCCTTGGCAGCGGCCAGCGTCGTCGCCAGCAGCTCGGGCTCTTCGTTGTAGGTCGGGACGAACACGTCGACGGTCGGCAGGTCTGGATCGGACGACGAGATCTTGAGATTGCGCGGCGGATGCGGAAGCATCACCACGAACAAGCTCAGGAACAG
Coding sequences within:
- a CDS encoding glycosyl hydrolase family 8 translates to MQGTITAADWRAYNERFVAPSGRVIDDANGGISHSEGQGYGLLLAFAANDRAGFERIWSFTRTELMLRDDGLAVWSWQPTAPHVRDTNNASDGDMLIAYALAEAGWAWNEPIYVKAAVSIAESLGKETVIKDGNRVLMLPGVDGFGRAARADGPVVNLSYWVFEALPIMAQLAPATDWAALSRTGLGLIQSARFGAEQLPTDWITVRGKTPEPATGFDPLFGYNAIRIPLYMIRAGITDAALLGPFKTAWLGPGKPGPAVVNVKTNVVEHKLDEPGYRILAAALACVLDGAPVPDDLKTFTPTLYYPSTLHLLSLSFLTERHAQCL
- a CDS encoding cellulose biosynthesis cyclic di-GMP-binding regulatory protein BcsB gives rise to the protein MKTLIRTGLAVSLLGSSALWAIAQNASPFDMSGERVDTGAGTATPPPPPPQRAPAGQGAFAPFQLEPTQHSAPAAPAAPQTPIAAPAAPAVTQTPVAAPAASPAPAPQTAPTIVLTPAAPAAPVTEAVDQPAPAQPPAQPAQPSEPAPVVAAATEPAPVENPDSRFIVPSPTLRLEGETDQHSWVIYLAGDQAGQPARLDVSFKNAIVVMPEASLLRVSINNQAVLETALTASDSFRDVAAMIPPGLLQAGANTVRFQVAQRHRTDCTVQSTYELWTEIDGKGTTLTFAPNPQPTQVLRGLDDLPAIGFDGSGVTAIRVIAPGSNQATIAPHLLKLVQALTLAGNYPNPIVTVSDRALEPAGAGVLTVVLGVGSELGSLMQTPPADANSRPIVSFVDEPSLGRSVMVVTGANWTQIGSAIDQIASGVDRPIGVLRKTLNTAPWLAPDVRFVMGRDSFRLLDAGVTTQEFSGRRFRTEFAVGIPSDFYAEAYGEATLRLDAAYTAAVRPASHIDIYVNGQIAATTRITRQQGGIYRQFPIKIPLRHFHPGVNRVSINALLDTAEDAACAPGGSTEGGPRFVLFDTTTFEIGNFARIGRRPDLGAFAGTAAPYNRFTEPSALVMGRTDPKNYSAAASLLARMAIQAGRVIDLAPTPAASVGDRNALFIGAAAQMPGNVLGQLGIAETVRTTWRDETAAGERIATANDFAPLDAVLRRPGTELAQAPASRAEAENTDVTFDRWQNELVGGGWHGQVNALEGWLKRTFDISFSTLSFFSAATPPFEPSAKTTMIIAQSGSPNGEGTWTMVTAPSEDRLVSGIQTVTGIARWPELGGRISTFNATTDAIESRPANQFTFVQTQPFSLGNMRLIAANWLSSNILYYALGLVGLCLVLGIVTTALLRRLGRPS
- the bcsA gene encoding UDP-forming cellulose synthase catalytic subunit; translated protein: MARIGIGLLWALVGLVMVFLITLPINLQTHLIAGAAVLGAMMVLKTFTSAGVWRQIALALGTSIVLRYAYWRTTSTLPPVNELQNFIPGFLVYICEMYSIFMLFLSLFVVMLPHPPRNLKISSSDPDLPTVDVFVPTYNEEPELLATTLAAAKAMDYPADKLTVWLLDDGGTVQKRNAENMQSAQEAEQRMITLQKLAEDMGCRYLTRERNEHAKAGNMNNGLKYAKGDLVVVFDADHAPARDFLLYTVGYFKEDPKLFLVQSPHFFLNPDPVERNLRTFETMPSENEMFYGIIQRGLDKWDASFFCGSAAVLRRAALDQTGGFSGVSITEDAETALELHASGWHSVYVDRPLIAGLQPATFASFIGQRSRWAQGMYQILRFRFPPGKRGLSIPQRLCYMSSTLFWFFPITRWVFLLAPLCYLFFNLEIFTASGGEFIAYTASYMLVNLMMQNYLYGRFRWPWISELYEYVQSVYLLPALVSVILNPSKPTFKVTAKSESLETARVSELSRPFFIIFFVLVAAVGMTAWRIINEPYKADVAMVVGGWNLLNLIIAGCALGVVSERRESRASRRVDVKRRCEILVGDLVVPATIEDASVGGARINLGNVKVPEISRDLYCDVRFKTNVPIATESLPISIRAMTRTPDGVMLGVRYEPSVAGHYQLISDVVFASSDLWTKFQWSRRTNIGILRGTIWFFSISIYQTGRGLTYLLKSFRRAAPAKAAAPASAGKSGT